The Shewanella sp. MTB7 genome includes a window with the following:
- a CDS encoding protein adenylyltransferase SelO, translated as MSDKAIDLGLTFDNSYFDKLDGFYVVCSGAKAPNPDLIKLNETLAENIGLTNTDTESLAQIFSGSEVSLGSSPLAQVYAGHQFGGFSPQLGDGRALLLGEVLDKNGLRVDIQLKGSGRTPFSRGGDGKAVLGAVLREYILSEAMYALNIPTTRALAVVITGEPIYRTQYLPGAVLTRVASSHLRVGTFQYFASRGEQDKVKQLADYAIARHYSELQQSKLVYLDFLCAVRDKQAELVAKWLLVGFIHGVMNTDNMAISGETIDYGPCAFMDNYGADIVFSLIDSDGRYSYNNQPVMAQWNLARLAETLLPLIHEDQDEAIELATTAVTEFWDIFQHHWATGMRAKLGLSSEEEGDFVLGEQLLESMSGEEVDFTHLFRQLADDLANGTDESQRLFNHADKFLLWRESWIARLARDTLSMSDRISMMNSANPIYIPRNYQVERAIEAAEQRGDYQPFEQLIVVLASPYTLQTGAQEYAEPAPLEFGPYTTFCGT; from the coding sequence ATGAGTGATAAAGCGATCGATCTAGGATTAACATTTGATAATAGTTACTTCGATAAGCTAGATGGTTTTTATGTTGTTTGCTCAGGCGCTAAAGCGCCCAATCCAGATCTTATTAAGTTAAATGAAACCTTGGCTGAAAACATCGGCTTGACTAACACTGATACTGAATCACTAGCGCAGATTTTTTCTGGTAGCGAAGTTAGCCTTGGCTCATCACCGTTAGCTCAAGTCTACGCCGGACATCAGTTTGGTGGCTTTAGTCCACAACTGGGAGATGGCCGAGCCCTGTTGCTGGGCGAGGTACTGGATAAAAATGGCCTGCGTGTGGATATACAACTTAAAGGCTCGGGTCGCACCCCCTTTTCACGAGGTGGGGATGGTAAAGCGGTACTTGGTGCAGTATTGCGGGAATACATTCTTAGTGAGGCCATGTATGCCCTTAATATTCCAACCACGAGAGCGTTAGCAGTGGTTATCACAGGCGAGCCCATCTACCGTACTCAATATCTGCCAGGGGCTGTGTTAACCCGTGTGGCATCGAGTCATCTGCGTGTCGGAACGTTTCAATACTTTGCATCCCGTGGTGAGCAAGATAAAGTCAAACAGTTAGCTGACTATGCGATAGCCCGTCATTACTCAGAGCTTCAGCAGAGTAAACTGGTTTATTTGGACTTCCTTTGTGCGGTGAGAGATAAGCAAGCCGAGCTGGTGGCAAAATGGCTATTAGTCGGTTTTATTCATGGCGTAATGAATACCGATAATATGGCCATTAGTGGTGAAACCATTGATTATGGTCCTTGCGCCTTTATGGACAATTATGGAGCAGACATTGTGTTCAGTTTAATCGATAGCGATGGACGTTACTCCTATAATAATCAGCCAGTTATGGCACAGTGGAACCTGGCTAGATTAGCCGAAACCTTACTGCCATTGATCCATGAAGATCAAGATGAAGCAATTGAACTTGCCACTACTGCGGTGACTGAATTTTGGGACATTTTCCAGCATCATTGGGCTACGGGTATGCGGGCTAAGCTGGGACTATCCTCTGAGGAGGAGGGCGACTTCGTCTTGGGAGAGCAACTGCTTGAGTCGATGTCAGGCGAAGAGGTGGATTTTACTCATCTGTTTCGTCAACTTGCCGATGATTTGGCTAACGGCACAGATGAGAGCCAAAGGTTATTTAATCATGCCGATAAGTTTCTGTTGTGGCGAGAGAGCTGGATAGCACGTTTGGCAAGAGATACGCTTTCAATGTCAGATCGTATCAGTATGATGAACTCGGCTAATCCTATTTATATTCCTAGAAATTATCAAGTTGAACGAGCAATCGAAGCCGCTGAGCAAAGAGGGGACTATCAACCTTTTGAACAGCTAATTGTAGTATTGGCTAGCCCATATACGCTACAAACAGGGGCACAAGAATATGCTGAACCAGCGCCTTTGGAGTTCGGACCTTACACAACCTTTTGCGGAACATAA
- a CDS encoding YciI family protein, giving the protein MKFLALLYGQPQNEPQYNTPEWDEMIQEFMALTELYKNDGVFIAGEGLQDVSTATSIKVRANQSELHDGPFAETKEQLGGFYLLDCKDLEEALMYAAKIPSAKWGTVEVRPVAEY; this is encoded by the coding sequence ATGAAATTTTTAGCATTGCTCTATGGCCAGCCTCAGAACGAGCCGCAATACAATACACCTGAGTGGGATGAGATGATCCAAGAGTTTATGGCGCTCACTGAGCTGTATAAAAATGATGGCGTGTTTATCGCGGGTGAAGGACTGCAGGACGTGAGTACGGCGACTTCAATTAAAGTACGGGCTAACCAGTCAGAGTTACATGACGGGCCTTTTGCTGAAACCAAAGAGCAATTGGGGGGCTTCTATTTACTTGATTGCAAGGATTTAGAAGAAGCCTTGATGTATGCCGCTAAGATCCCATCGGCGAAATGGGGCACGGTTGAAGTTCGTCCGGTAGCGGAATACTAA
- a CDS encoding RNA polymerase sigma factor encodes MVKQISEQLEKLVRQDKGRIMATLMAQFGDLARCEEAFQDAQALALRAWYKGIPDNARAWILTTARHRAIDSIRREHCFQGVVSDLSAQIDLDASVDNIADIEEIELPDERLKLMLICCHPALEEKTCVVMSLRFIAGLTTTEIARGFLDKPATIGQRLSRAKNKIRLSGIRYGLPTHDQLAGRIKIVLKVIYLIFNEGYACQKGDVQLRIDLCEEALYLAELMSQLQPKHAEVQGLLALMQLCHARSAARQTGDGMFIPLEHQVRDLWDRKAINEASRRLELALKLSEMGSYQLQAAIAAIHCQAPNYASTDWPQIVMMYRLLFKCQANDVVLLNLSVAESYIYGMEYALQKIEPLAQSLSAYQPFHAARADFLSKLNRFDEAIKAYEHALALTSVVSERRYLQQQKKGVQERKPEQ; translated from the coding sequence GTGGTTAAGCAGATCTCTGAGCAATTAGAGAAGTTGGTTCGCCAAGACAAAGGCCGGATCATGGCGACGTTAATGGCTCAGTTTGGGGATTTAGCGCGCTGTGAGGAAGCGTTTCAGGATGCTCAAGCTTTGGCACTGCGAGCTTGGTATAAGGGCATCCCGGATAATGCCAGAGCTTGGATATTAACAACGGCTCGCCATCGTGCAATTGATAGCATACGTCGTGAACATTGCTTTCAAGGCGTGGTGTCAGATCTCAGCGCTCAAATAGACCTCGATGCCTCAGTGGATAATATCGCAGACATTGAAGAGATTGAGCTGCCTGATGAACGGCTAAAGTTGATGTTGATCTGTTGTCATCCCGCTCTGGAGGAGAAAACTTGTGTGGTGATGTCTCTGAGGTTTATTGCGGGGTTAACGACAACGGAAATTGCACGTGGCTTTCTTGATAAGCCTGCAACGATAGGCCAGAGGTTAAGCAGAGCTAAAAATAAGATCCGCTTGAGTGGCATTCGCTATGGTTTACCTACCCATGATCAATTGGCTGGACGTATAAAAATTGTACTTAAGGTTATCTATCTTATCTTCAATGAGGGCTATGCCTGTCAAAAAGGCGATGTACAGTTACGAATAGACTTGTGTGAAGAAGCGCTCTATCTTGCTGAGTTAATGTCACAACTCCAACCTAAACATGCTGAGGTGCAAGGGCTATTGGCGCTAATGCAGTTGTGCCATGCAAGAAGTGCAGCGAGGCAAACCGGAGATGGGATGTTTATTCCATTAGAGCATCAGGTTCGTGATTTGTGGGATAGGAAGGCCATCAATGAGGCGAGTCGGCGTTTAGAGCTAGCACTGAAACTAAGTGAAATGGGGTCATATCAATTACAAGCGGCCATTGCAGCGATTCATTGCCAAGCACCCAACTACGCATCTACAGATTGGCCGCAAATAGTGATGATGTATCGCTTATTGTTTAAGTGCCAAGCAAATGATGTGGTGCTATTGAACTTGTCTGTGGCAGAGTCTTATATCTACGGTATGGAGTATGCGTTACAAAAGATTGAACCATTAGCCCAATCCTTGTCTGCATATCAGCCTTTTCATGCAGCTCGTGCAGATTTTTTATCAAAGTTAAACCGTTTTGATGAGGCAATAAAGGCCTATGAGCATGCTCTAGCACTCACCTCTGTGGTGAGCGAGAGGCGATATCTGCAACAGCAAAAAAAGGGTGTGCAGGAGAGAAAACCAGAACAGTGA